One genomic segment of Intestinimonas butyriciproducens includes these proteins:
- a CDS encoding CBS domain-containing protein yields MQVRDLMNQSVVSITPAESASLAARLLSRHNLGSLPVCGEDGGLRGIVTDRDIVTRCVAAEEDPHKVQIKDIMSRNCAVVSPDDDAAEAARMMAVKQVRRLPVLEAGKVVGMVSLGDLAKCGACEMEAGEALSEISENIQRTRGLHQPERD; encoded by the coding sequence ATGCAAGTACGCGATCTCATGAATCAGAGTGTGGTCTCCATCACGCCGGCGGAGTCGGCCTCCCTGGCGGCCCGCCTCCTCAGCCGTCACAACCTGGGCTCCCTCCCGGTGTGCGGCGAGGACGGCGGCCTGAGGGGCATCGTCACCGACCGGGACATCGTGACCCGGTGCGTCGCCGCGGAGGAGGACCCCCACAAGGTCCAGATCAAGGACATCATGTCCCGGAACTGTGCCGTGGTCTCCCCGGACGACGACGCGGCGGAGGCCGCCCGGATGATGGCGGTGAAGCAGGTGCGCCGACTCCCTGTGCTGGAGGCGGGCAAGGTGGTGGGAATGGTCTCCCTGGGCGACCTGGCCAAGTGCGGCGCCTGCGAGATGGAAGCGGGGGAAGCCCTCTCGGAGATCTCCGAGAACATCCAGCGGACCCGGGGCCTCCACCAGCCGGAGCGGGACTGA
- a CDS encoding epoxyqueuosine reductase — translation MTGPDAWFAAAGAAAWGTCAYEDVRPHMDAPALARAEALCPAPAGIYVAAFPYFPGEAPGNLSLYARGEDYHAAVARRLDQVCAALRPAHPGRCFAPLVDNSPLPEQLCAALAGLGLRGRNTLTILPPWGTWLFLGAILTDLPLESAPVPAPACMDCGKCTAACPTGALGPNGLDPDRCLSALTQKKGALTAEEEARLRGHGLVWGCDACQRACPYNRDVPLSPLPEFRTNLIHTLGTTDVDHLTRRQFQEKYPLRAFTWRGPGVLLRNLRLKEREGRNGPSV, via the coding sequence TTGACGGGACCGGATGCCTGGTTTGCCGCCGCGGGGGCCGCGGCCTGGGGGACCTGCGCCTATGAAGATGTGCGCCCTCATATGGATGCCCCCGCGCTGGCGCGGGCGGAGGCGCTGTGCCCTGCCCCAGCCGGGATCTATGTGGCCGCCTTTCCCTATTTCCCGGGCGAGGCGCCGGGAAATCTCTCCCTCTACGCCCGGGGTGAGGACTACCACGCCGCCGTGGCCCGGAGGCTGGACCAGGTGTGCGCCGCCCTGCGCCCCGCCCATCCGGGCCGCTGTTTTGCACCTCTTGTGGACAACTCCCCTCTTCCGGAGCAGCTCTGCGCAGCCTTGGCTGGACTGGGCCTTCGGGGCAGGAACACCCTTACGATTCTGCCCCCCTGGGGCACCTGGCTCTTTTTGGGCGCCATCCTCACCGATCTGCCTCTGGAGAGTGCTCCCGTTCCCGCTCCGGCGTGCATGGACTGCGGCAAATGCACTGCGGCCTGTCCCACCGGCGCATTGGGTCCCAACGGCCTGGACCCCGACCGCTGTCTCTCGGCCCTGACCCAGAAAAAAGGTGCGCTGACAGCGGAAGAGGAGGCTCGCCTGCGCGGTCACGGTCTGGTCTGGGGCTGTGACGCATGTCAGCGGGCGTGCCCCTATAACCGGGACGTGCCCCTTTCCCCCCTCCCGGAATTCCGCACCAATTTGATCCACACCCTGGGGACAACGGATGTGGATCATCTGACCCGCCGGCAGTTCCAGGAAAAATATCCGCTCCGGGCCTTCACTTGGCGGGGCCCGGGCGTACTGCTGCGGAATCTGCGTTTGAAAGAGCGCGAGGGCCGAAACGGTCCGTCCGTATAA